ctctctctctctctctctctctctccctaccactctctctctctctctctctctgccaTCTCTCCCTCTCCCATCTCTCCCCCcatctctctccctccctctctcccaCTCTCTCTCTGCTGCTCTGCCatctccctctccctctctgtctctctcccCCATCTCTCACTCTCTCTCCCGCATATAATTGGAGTTTTACAAATTTGAGCTTCTATTGCACTTAATTGTACTGTTTTATTCTTGATTTAATTGTTGATTTACTGTTTCTTATAAAAATTGATATCTTAGGATGAGTTAAAATCCTAGTTGCAGCTGATGATTAGAAATACTGATTAAGTGCTTATTAATTAAGATTAATTTTGGTGATTGTGATTCTGATCTATGTTTCATAACTTAATTTAGGGGATATACCGGCAGCTACATCGGAAGATGTCGATCTTGCTGTTGAAGCTGCTCGAAAAGCCCTTGCCAGGAATAAGGGGAAGGATTGGGCGTCTGCCACCGGTGCACATCGTGCTAAGTACTTGCGTGCTATTGCTGCCAAGGTATTTGCTTTTCTTGATATAAGGGCATTATTCGAATCCTACTTCATTAATTTGATAGGGTGATTGGTGAAGCTGAAGCTTTTTAATAGTATTAGTATGTTTTAGTCTGGTTAAAATATTTTCCTTTCGTGAATTCAATGCGTGAGAGGATGTTGATTGCTTGGTTGACAGTTCCGTACTTAGAGATCATCATTACGTAAAATAAACTTGGCCAATTTAAAATCTTATAAAGATTGCGCTAATGCCTCGTTGTATGAAGAGTAAGCCTTTTGGTGTTTGGTCGTGGGAATTGGCTGCGCTTTATTTATCTGGATTCAAAGAACTATATATTTTCATCAGAGTTGTAGTTAAGAGGATCGACCTTGTCACAACCTGTCCATGAGACTTTCTTGATTTGTTTTTTGTACAAATTCTGAGTATTTGTTCAAATTGCATGCAGATAACAGAGAGGAAAACGGAACTCGCAAAAATCGAATCTTTAGATAGTGGGAAACCACTTGATGAAGCAGCTTGGGATATCGTAAGTCTGTATGATGTATAGTTTACTATATACACGGGATAAGCTATATTGCATATTTTGATCGTTTTTATGTCATTCAGGATGATGTTGCTGCATGTTTCGAGTACAACGCGGATCTTGCAGAAGCTTTGGATGGAAAACAAAAGACTCCTATAACTCTCCCAATGGAAACATTTAAGTCTTATACCCTAAAAGAACCAATTGGTGTTGTTGGCTTAATTACTCCATGGTATGTGATGTCATGATAGTATTAACAGTcacttaattttttattttttattctaTATTCCGTTTGCACTCTGCTGTGTGTTCTTTAAATACGAAAAAGAAAACAATACACCCACACTTTTCTCGTTGCCTAAAGTTTGTAATAGAATTGGTAGAAAATAACTAAGGACGCACTGTTGAAATACATGAATAATTCTTCTATCTATATTTGCTATTGCAAGACATGTCTGAAAAGTCAAATTCCCCCTTTGTTCATTGTTAATAAATTTTTATGCTCTGAAAAAGTGCCGCCTTTATCGGTAATTTGATGTATATAAAACATTGTATTGCACTATAGGTGGGTGCACTTTGAAGTATGCTTATGGTATATGCAATGATATAGGTTTATTGTCCCCTTGTTTTTTATTTACACATATCGACCCACGCCATTCTTTATGTCATCTGGGTTGGTGTACAAAACCATTTAGAGAATAATGGATAAACAACCCAGGTAACGGATAACTGGTTCATGTTGATGGTATTTAAACCATCTTGCCAGGCCTTAGTTTGAGATTAAGATGAATGTTGTCTGCATTATCATGTTAATGGTTTTCAGAAGTAATATATTCCTGTAGAATTTTTGTTTCAAGAACTCTGAACAAATGTCGTAAACTACATCTAATTTTAACATGTGATTACTTGTCATTAATGCCATAAGGAATTACCCTATGCTGATGGCTACGTGGAAGGTCGCTCCTGCTTTGGCAGCTGGCTGTGCTGCGATACTTAAGCCCTCTGAATTGGCATCCCTGTAAGTACTTTATCATTTATATACTTTTTTGCTTTTCCCTATTTGAAGCTATAAATATCTTGTTCATAACTTGTAATATTCATTCTCAGTACCTGTTTGGAGTTGGGGCAAGTGTGTAAAGATGTTGGACTTCCTCCTGGCATTCTTAATATTGTTACTGGTTTAGGCTCAGAGGCTGGAGCTCCGCTGGCATCTCATCCTAATGTCGACAAGGTTAGGCTGTTTGTTTTTATCATTGCACATATGCTCTTGTTTATGCCCGTTTACCATGCTTTTATGGAGCTCAAAGTTTTCTTAGATTGAAACTATTTTGTTTATGTACAGATTGCATTTACTGGAAGTACTGCTACAGGAAGTAAGATCATGACTGCTGCAGCACAGCAAGTAAAGGTATGTCATGGGTTCACAATTATTCTGCACATGGAATAGGTTAAATCGATCAAAGGAGTCTTCATTGTCATACTAATTTGTGTTCCTTTCCGCAGCCTGTGACACTCGAGCTTGGTGGCAAAAGTCCAATAATTGTTTTTGAGGATGTCGACTTGGATAAAGGTTGTCTCTTCTGAAGTTAACAATTCTATGTTCTATcttttatactatatatatatttttgattGATAAAGccttaaattaaaaaaaattaaaaacttaGTTTCTACGGTTTGAGTCAACATTCTAAATGTACCTTATTTGCTTTTTAACAGCTGCTGAGTGGACAGCTTTTGGTTGTTTTTGGACCAACGGTCAGATTTGCAGTGCAACCTCACGGCTGTTGGTGCATGTAAGTACGCATAATTAACTTTACACGTCAGGCATGCATTATATGCATATACTTATGAATGTTTTCCATTATCCTTTCACCATTTCTTGCCTCTCATTCTTATAAAGTGTGTGTATATACATGTTAAATTTTTCTTCATGAAATAGCTATATCTAATTTAGCATTGGAATAGCACAAGATACAGTAAATGTGAGTGTCGTTATACTAGCATATACATTTTTTAAAGCACCTTAAAAATAAAGTCTAATCGCTAGTTATGGGAACTAGTATACGCAATAAGAAACCCGGTGCAGGAACTTGTTTTTATAGATGAACTGCAGTTTAAGTTGTCAATATGCTAACTTGGTTGACAAAtttctcctttctcttctttttgaTCATTTTGTAGTTCTTACGGTGGAATGAATTTCTAATCACAGAATGTACATTAtcagatatttcatgttacgTCTGTTTGTATGTGTTTACATGATTTTTTGGGTAAAAGGCATCAATTTTATTGATTGGGAATACTATTATAAAGATGGCAACATGGTTAGAGACATGTACTCATCCTGCTGCTGAGCACATTCATGGCCCAAATGAGATTAAATGTGAATAATTTTACTTTTTGTCATTGGACACACCAAAGTAGTTAAGATAGTAGAGTGTCTCTTTGCTATTATTTCTTGGTTATATATCTTTATCATCATCTTGAAAAAGTTGAAGTTTACAATTAATTATTATATTGCAGGAAAACATTGCTGGAAAATTTTTAGACAGACTCGTGAAGTGGACAAAAAATATTAAGATTTCAGATCCCTTAGAGGAAGGATGTAGGCTTGGGCCTGTTGTTAGTGGTGGACAGGTACAAAACTTGTTTCAGTCAAAAATATGTATATCTTGATGTTTTAGATTTTATGGAATCGTTTCCCGTGTGTATTTCATTTTGTTGTGTTCAAATATGCTCATTAAAGGCGGTCACCTGCCTACAGGGCAGATTCACAATAGGGGAGAGTGTGCCTACCCCCACCCTGACTATCTGCAAAGTACTGCATATGTGAACTTCAAATATTCTATAATCATTTTTCTTATAAAACCTTTTTGGATGAAGTAAATATGACTTCTATATCTTATGTTCTTGTGATCCTTTTTGCTCTCTTTTTTCTTCTACAAATAATACATAAAATCGTGTATTTATACTTCTATATTTTGACCCTTGGCTGTTCCAACAAAAAGCTAGTTAGAGTAACTAGAAATCTACTAGTTTAAAGCCAATAATAAATAACAGTATAAATTATAATGACTTGTATATGTACATACAAATACATATGCATGTTAAGAGATAGGTAAATTAAGCAGCAATGAAAATGTAActtttgaatttattaatatttccAGATCAGGATAACTAAATTTGATGTTTACGGACAGTACTAATCCCGAACAATTTACAATTTCATTGTTAAAAAAAAAGACAACTTTGCATTtagcaataaataaaataatattagcACACCCTCATGTTATACCCTGGCTCCGCCACTGCCTACCTACCTTTTCCCCTCCCATGCCAGTATCTTCAAACAATATGTTGATAACAGGTCTTTGCATGTCTTCTCATTTCTGAAACTTTTCGAGATAATAATTCCTGACTAGGGTAAAGCTATGAATTATTTTTGCACACCGTTTACAATGATAGGCTGTAGCTAGAAGGCCCTCATGTCATGGTATCAGTACTTTATTTGTTAAGATTAGCAAAGCATATTATGTCAATTTTAGGACGCTTATCAGATTGCTATTCCATCTGTGGATTTTGAAATATTCCTATTTTCCGAAGACTgcaaatttaattttaaaaatttcaaatacTTCCCTGACAGTTTATCTTAGTAAGGTAATTTGTAGTACAATTTTACAATGAGAAATGGCTGAGTACAATACTAGGAGCCTGAAAAGAGCATATGATACCTATGATTACTTGCAGCAAAGTTCATATGCCGCTGCTATGTCTAATTCTATTTACCCATAGTGCAAAATATATGATTAAAGTTTTGTGGTGTATCCTACGTTTCAGTATGAAAAGGTGATGCAGTTTATATCAACAGCTAAGAAAGAAGGAGCAACTATTTTGTCTGGTGGGGAACGGCCTAAGGTATGTATCCGTGAGAGGCTTTACTGTTCTATAATTCAATATATTGTGAGTTGTGACACTACAATTGACTTGCTGAATAATGGCAGCATTTGGAGAAAGGTTACTTCATTGAGCCAACAATTATAAGTGATGTTACCACTTGCATGCAAATATGGAGAGAAGAAGTCTTTGGACCCGTTCTTTGTGTAAAAACATTTAAAACCGAAGATGAAGCTATTGAACTAGCAAATGATACTCGGTGAACTATCTCCCTCTCTCTCCTTGTgcattatttattaatttttagtGTATATATATCACCTGTTTATTTCTTGAGAGTCATCTTACTTGAAGCTGAAAGAACGTTTTAATAAAAAATTGTAGTTATGGCTTGGGAGGTGCTGTTATATCCAACGATCTAGAAAGATGTGAGCGTGTTTCAAAGGTTAGCTTCATGACTTCTCTTCTTAGAATAACTCTAAATAGTATTAGAAAACCCCAAATTTGTAGCTTTATGATCCGTCTGTGCACAAAAAAAAACAATAACAGATTTATGGATAATCATCAAGCTCTTTAAATGTTGAATGTGTTGCCTTTCTTGCAGGCTCTACAATCAGGGATTGTGTGGATTAACTGCTCCCAGCCTTGCTTCTGTCAAGCTCCCTGGGGTGGGAAAAAGCGTAGTGGTTTTGGACGTGAATTAGGAGAATGGTAATATAAAGATCTCTACCGTTCTTTTACTATATCTATAAAACACGTAGAATATGATCAACCCAAAATTTCCTCTAAATGATCCAATTTTTTCTTCTAGTCTGTTGACTCTAGTAAATGCTTTACTACTGAACCTTTACATCTTGGTACAATACTTCTCTTAAATGATTTCCATTCTATTTCAACAATCAGTAACTATTAGTAGCTTGATAGGAGAAATAACTCATTTTGCACATAAATTTTAGGAATACACGCATATCCTGTTTATTTGAGTCCGGGACTTGGACATTCTGTCCTTAGTTACAGTTACGAACATATATTTAGACATTGTTTCTGAATTCTAAATTGAATTTAAGCTTTTCTATGAAGGATGGTCCTTGTTTAGTTGTGTTAATTTATTAACAGTTAACTGGGTCGACATATCCGCCCATTCATCATTGCTTCTGATATGAATACTACATCTATCTTGCAGGGGACTTGATAACTACCTTAGCGTGAAACAGGTCACACACTACATATCCGATGAACCGTGGGGATGGTATCAGTCACCATCAAAGCTCTAAAGATTCTACAGGGTAAGGATGAACCACCACGGTGCACGAATCCTAGTACTGATCACCACTTCACCCCCTAGCGTTCCTTTAGTCACAGTATTGCCCTTACAGAGAGCTAACATCAGCTTAATTTTAATTATGTTGTGTACTATCTTTAAACCAATTGTATTGATACTGGATTTATAAGTTTGTCATCAATAAATTAATGTGTCCGTTtgagaaatcttaaaataagtaacttatcaCTTAAATTCAATAATTTAAGtgacttataagtgataagtagatgaatacttataagttaaataaacgtttggataattttacttataagtcagatttttttttcttaaatgggctaatataaataatttttaaatataattatcttaattagtgaattttaaattagattaacattttaaaacatattttttaaatctaaagttaataaaaaatgaaaaattaaaataagttaaGAAAAATTACTTCTTTattaacattcaacttatcagcttataagttagAAATTCAGCTTATAAGTTGGTTCGACAAACACTCCCCGATAAGCGATAAGCTGTTACGGGTTTATAAGTTATACGCTCATATTTTTTCAGGGCTAGTTTTGTCATAATGTTGTTTGTATTGTGCGTTGAAAGTTTGGTGTAGCTGGCTATAGATATATCCCCAGTAACATGCTGGTGTGAATTGAGATAAAGGAATATTCTGAAAATAAGCTCATGAATATACTTCTTCGTCAATATAGTTCTTAATATATGATTCTAATCCTGATTATAAAATTAAAGTTACCTTAAAATATCCAGATCTTAAActtaaatttttatataatttttaatatcttaACTAATGTTGTGTATACTTGCACTTAATCTAGGATAAACAACAAGTATCATGAGTTTTAAGGATAAAAAGATGTAATCATTCGTAAAGTCTAATTATTATTCTCAGCCCTTTCTGTCTGAATATAATACTTCTCATCCCACCCGATTTTTTATACTGAGGGACGGGGGCCAGGGGTTCGACacataatttaaattttttataaaatgttgttgtctaatttttttataaattttttcttctaaataaaagtATAAGATTCAAATTTTTATacaaaacaattttttttaagaaattaaGGAACTATAATTTATAGTAACCTTAAAATATGTTTTGAGAAAAAATCGTAAAAAAATGAGTGGGAGTGTGGGAGTAATAATTAGGGGTAATCGCGATGCGGACGGTGCGGCTTTTTCTTCAAACCGCATGTCAAATTTTCCAAATCACACTCGCATCCGCACCGTGTAACATAAAAAACGACATAAACCACATCACGAAAATGCAATGCGGCGTGGTACGGTTTGTGCggtttatttattcaaaatatttagcCCGTAAGTAAGctaaaaataatatgtttttttggttaaaaataaaaaaatgtcgATAATTTGTAATTTGTAAGTTAGCATTTAGAATAAAAAACTATAGTaacaaaaaataaatttataatatattaatatatctatatatatatatatatgaaattaCGGTGTGGTGCGGTTTAAACCGCAATGTTAAAATGTCTGACCGAAAATCGCATCGTATCGTATAGTTTGTCAAAAACTCAAACTGTAATTATAACACGAAAAATTAAAAACTGTATTTTATGACACGATATGTGACAATGCGGACGATTTTTGCAATTTGTGGTGTCTAGTTATGGGTGAAGgacaaatttagcctatttttacacaaaattgacaaaaataaccaGTTTCTGAAAAGTTTGCCAACTTTAGCCGatgggatacccaactgtcagtggagtatccactttatacaagatactcaactggcagtggagtatcccatatatgaaatacccaactaccaGTGGAGTATCCTATACAAATTGAGATTcccaactgacagtggagtattcaatcggccaaaattggccacttttttcagaacggctatttttgttaaatttttcaaaaatcggctatttttgtcattttttctcTAGTTATCACATACACCTAGCTAATAGAATCGTGTTACACGCCACTCCCGGTATACTTACATAAAAGGCCATTCTACTAAATAGTGGCCATGTATTTTTCTATATATGCAAAAAAGCAACAAATAAATATTGTGTAAATTATGACGTGTCGATCTGAATGAGTTGAAGAGGATAGGTTTGAATGGGAGATGAAAGCTAAGTTGCATGGAAGCTTCTTTGTTCTTCCCTGTGAGCACATACATACATATCcagatataagtgtatgtatgtatatgtgtttTTTTAACAGCAACCGACAAAAAAAATACAACAGGAGAGAATGGATATACTAATACTAGTACATAAATGTGATACTTACATGCACATGCTCGTTTTGCCTGTCTAAACACTTTACCCCGTACCAATTATTTCTGATCCTCAATTCTTACTGTTCCCCCTCCTCATtagatctctctctctctctctctctctctctctctctcacccaTCATCATCCTCTTTTTACAAACACACTCCAAGCCTTACTTATAAGCCCATTCTTGAGAATCACAGGACTTGACACACACACATATCAGTTTGTAGTTTTATGATTTACTGCCATTTTTGAGAGATCTGTGTTTTTGTATTTGTGAGAATTATGGTGAGTTCAGATGAGAAGGTTGTTGCTGTGATCATGGTGGGTGGTCCAACTAAAGGTATGTTTTCATCCTTCTTAATTCAACCCTATAGAGATCACATGTTCTTTCTTTGTCATACTTAAATTTGGGTTTTTTTATGTGATAGAATTATTTAATTTGAATCAAAATTTGATCTTTTTGGATGGAAAATTATTTCTAGTGTATTTCCCATTTCTGATTTGCATTTTTTAGTTATACCCTTTGTTGAATTTTGTGTAAAGATGTTGATTCCCATGTATGTTCAGGTACTAGATTTCGGCCATTGTCGTTGAATCTTGCAAAGCCACTCTTTCCATTGGCAGGGCAGCCTATGGTTCATCATCCAATTTCTGCTTGTAAAAAAGTATGTATCATGCTACTTTTCAATTTACCAATTGTTCTGATTGAAAATTGTGGCTCTTTTAATTTCTTGGGATGATTATGATTAGTGCTTATGTGCATTATATTGCACTTGTCCCCATTGTAGATTCCAAACCTTGCACAGATCTATCTAGTTGGTTTTTATGAAGAGCGCGAATTTGCCTTGTATGTTTCCTCAATCTCGAATGAGCTGAAAGTGCCTGTTAGGTAAGTTCTTTAACTACTCAATTTCCAATGTGGGCTCTAAGTGTTAAACTGATCATAGAATTTTAATGTCTGAAGTTTCTTTGTTGATATTTTGTCCTTAGATACTTGAGGGAGGACAAGCCACATGGTTCAGCTGGCGGACTTTATAAGTTTAGAGATCTACTAATGGAAGACAACCCGGTATAGTTCTCAAAGCTATATCTCTTCAGATCTTGTTAGTTTTTAATTCTGTGCTGTTTTTATAAAACTATAGGAAAAATTAGATTATTCATCTAAATTTCCGAACTGCCAATTGACTGATGTAAGTGCTTTTGTCGCAGTCGCACATTTTCCTGCTGAACTGTGATGTTTGCTGCAGTTTTCCACTGCCGGAGATGCTCGGTAACCCGTCTTTCTTAGAATTTGCTTATTTTCCTGATCTGAGCTTGCCATTCCAACTTCAGTAGAAATACTATGTGAACAATTGTAATTTAATTTAGAATTGGTAGATGATATCCATTTTCGTATTGAAGATTTAGAATTCACAAATTTTCTTGAACTTCTGCAGAGGCCCATAAAAGATACGGTGGGATTGGAACAATCCTAGTAATCAAGGTCAGAAAGCTGTTTGGAAAACGTCTGATTAATATGTTTTAGGCTTTTAGCAGAGGACTTTCTGCCTTTGTTTTAGCACCTACGTTAAGGTGACCCCCTATTTCTATGCACAGGTTTCCCCTGAGACAGCCAATGAGTTTGGGGAGTTGGTGGCTGATGCTACAACCAATGAATTGTTGCACTATACAGAAAAGCCAGAAACATTTGTATGTATATAACCTAAAAAAACATCTTCTAGCATTCAATATCCAATCAATGATTTATTGCATGCAATTTTGGTTATTGTCTAGTTTTTAATGAATTGCAGGTGAGTGATCGAATAAATTGTGGGGTTTATGTATTTACACCAGAAATATTCACTGCCATTCAAAATGTTTCTTCgcaaagaaaagaaagaggtcAGTCATTTGGACCTTATTGATAAATGCTACAATTGTCTCACATTTTAGACA
This window of the Apium graveolens cultivar Ventura unplaced genomic scaffold, ASM990537v1 ctg102, whole genome shotgun sequence genome carries:
- the LOC141699677 gene encoding uncharacterized protein LOC141699677 translates to MVSSDEKVVAVIMVGGPTKGTRFRPLSLNLAKPLFPLAGQPMVHHPISACKKIPNLAQIYLVGFYEEREFALYVSSISNELKVPVRYLREDKPHGSAGGLYKFRDLLMEDNPSHIFLLNCDVCCSFPLPEMLEAHKRYGGIGTILVIKVSPETANEFGELVADATTNELLHYTEKPETFVSDRINCGVYVFTPEIFTAIQNVSSQRKERANLRRLSSFEALQSATRSLPSDFVRLDQDILSPLAGKKQLYTYETLDFWEQIKTPGMSLKCSSLYLYQFRHNSPHLLASGDGTKNATIVGDVYVHPSAKIHPSSKIGPNVSISANARIGAGARLVSCIILDDVEIKENAVVIHAIVGWKSSVGKWSRVQGEGDYRAKLGITILGEAVHVEDEVVVVNSIVLPNKTLNISVQEEIIL
- the LOC141699676 gene encoding aminoaldehyde dehydrogenase 2, peroxisomal — encoded protein: MAAAMNIPVRQLFIDGDWRVPVRNNRLSVINPATEQIIGDIPAATSEDVDLAVEAARKALARNKGKDWASATGAHRAKYLRAIAAKITERKTELAKIESLDSGKPLDEAAWDIDDVAACFEYNADLAEALDGKQKTPITLPMETFKSYTLKEPIGVVGLITPWNYPMLMATWKVAPALAAGCAAILKPSELASLTCLELGQVCKDVGLPPGILNIVTGLGSEAGAPLASHPNVDKIAFTGSTATGSKIMTAAAQQVKPVTLELGGKSPIIVFEDVDLDKAAEWTAFGCFWTNGQICSATSRLLVHENIAGKFLDRLVKWTKNIKISDPLEEGCRLGPVVSGGQYEKVMQFISTAKKEGATILSGGERPKHLEKGYFIEPTIISDVTTCMQIWREEVFGPVLCVKTFKTEDEAIELANDTRYGLGGAVISNDLERCERVSKALQSGIVWINCSQPCFCQAPWGGKKRSGFGRELGEWGLDNYLSVKQVTHYISDEPWGWYQSPSKL